The Agrococcus carbonis genome has a window encoding:
- a CDS encoding response regulator transcription factor yields MGAGAAASGAALPRLLYVEDDASVAEMVLEVLREHYEVDHAGDIAAARRQLATHRYAVVVVDRRLPDGDGLAIVASLRAARLTTPVLLLTALDAVDDRVAGLDAGANDYLAKPFDLEELLARLRALRRGFAADAARRDLGSWTFVAEPAALYGPDGRRVPLTATETRLLALLTESPDHVFTREEILGSVLGGGRSLASVDALVHYLRRKSDPGVVDTVRGRGYRAGAP; encoded by the coding sequence ATGGGCGCGGGCGCAGCGGCGAGCGGAGCCGCGCTGCCGCGCCTGCTGTACGTCGAGGACGACGCGTCGGTCGCGGAGATGGTGCTCGAGGTGCTGCGCGAGCACTACGAGGTCGACCATGCCGGCGACATCGCCGCGGCCCGGCGGCAGCTCGCGACGCACCGGTACGCGGTGGTCGTCGTCGACCGGAGGCTGCCCGACGGCGACGGGCTCGCGATCGTCGCGAGCCTCCGAGCGGCGCGCCTGACGACGCCGGTGCTGCTGCTCACCGCCCTCGACGCGGTCGACGACCGCGTCGCAGGGCTCGACGCGGGTGCCAACGACTACCTCGCGAAGCCGTTCGACCTCGAGGAGCTGCTCGCGCGGCTCCGGGCGCTGCGCCGCGGCTTCGCGGCCGACGCGGCGCGGCGCGACCTCGGCAGCTGGACCTTCGTGGCCGAGCCCGCCGCCCTCTACGGGCCCGACGGCCGACGCGTGCCGCTCACCGCGACCGAGACCCGGCTGCTCGCGCTGCTCACCGAGAGCCCCGACCACGTCTTCACGCGCGAGGAGATCCTCGGGTCCGTGCTCGGCGGCGGCCGCTCGCTCGCCTCCGTCGACGCGCTCGTGCACTACCTGCGGCGCAAGAGCGACCCCGGCGTGGTCGACACCGTCCGGGGCCGGGGCTACCGCGCGGGTGCGCCATGA
- a CDS encoding DMT family transporter, with amino-acid sequence MSDSARSRTRLGPTAIVFASVGLVAMWSSGFVGAELAARAGGEPITVLAWRFAVLAGVLVAVMLLARRRWPSWSSWRRQGTIALLSQAGYLLLIFEGVRFGVDGGTAALIAALQPMLVATVAGRILGERANGWMWAGMLLGFGGVALVVSGQVGASGAPLWAHALPLGAVLCLSAGTLLQRRWHMHDDLLQTITMQSIVAGAAFMLVALVRGHAAPPATPEVWAAVLWLVVLSSLGGYVLYVTVTRSHGATYVSTMLYLTPPTTMLWVWLVFGVPVSLLGLVGLAVAAVGVAVVLVAQRRSRT; translated from the coding sequence GTGTCAGACTCCGCGCGCAGCCGCACCCGCCTGGGCCCCACCGCCATCGTGTTCGCCTCGGTGGGCCTCGTGGCGATGTGGAGCTCGGGGTTCGTCGGCGCCGAGCTCGCCGCCCGCGCCGGCGGCGAGCCCATCACGGTGCTCGCGTGGCGGTTCGCCGTGCTCGCGGGCGTCCTCGTGGCGGTCATGCTGCTCGCGCGCCGCCGCTGGCCGTCGTGGAGCAGCTGGCGCCGGCAGGGCACGATCGCGCTGCTGAGCCAGGCGGGCTACCTGCTGCTCATCTTCGAGGGCGTGCGCTTCGGCGTCGACGGCGGCACGGCGGCGCTCATCGCGGCGCTGCAGCCGATGCTCGTCGCGACCGTCGCCGGGCGCATCCTCGGCGAGCGGGCGAACGGATGGATGTGGGCAGGCATGCTGCTCGGGTTCGGCGGCGTCGCGCTCGTCGTCTCGGGGCAGGTCGGCGCCTCGGGGGCGCCGCTGTGGGCGCACGCGCTGCCGCTCGGCGCGGTGCTGTGCCTCTCGGCGGGGACGCTGCTGCAGCGCCGCTGGCACATGCACGACGACCTGCTGCAGACGATCACGATGCAGTCGATCGTCGCGGGCGCCGCGTTCATGCTCGTCGCGCTCGTGCGCGGGCACGCCGCTCCCCCGGCGACGCCCGAGGTGTGGGCGGCGGTGCTGTGGCTCGTGGTGCTCTCGAGCCTCGGCGGCTACGTGCTCTACGTGACGGTCACCCGCTCGCACGGCGCGACCTACGTCTCGACGATGCTCTACCTGACCCCGCCGACGACGATGCTGTGGGTGTGGCTCGTCTTCGGCGTGCCCGTGTCGCTCCTCGGCCTCGTCGGGCTCGCGGTCGCGGCGGTCGGCGTCGCGGTCGTGCTCGTGGCGCAGCGGCGCTCGCGCACGTAG